A region from the Sulfitobacter sp. D7 genome encodes:
- a CDS encoding DUF3179 domain-containing protein, with protein MIKLSAIVLSLGLAANSLLADPARWQGEWPETDFSKTSITDWSEIISGGPPKDGIPALDAPGFKAARAETRIAPREPVITVAIEGAKPRAYPIRYLTWHEIVNDRVNGQPIAVTFCPLCNSALVFDRRVAGQVLRFGVSGKLRHSDMVMYDRETQSWWQQAEGRAIVGALTGTELKHLPSWLESWADFTARYPDGLVMEEPSYNRDYGRNPYRNYDSSAKPFLYDGAQPPHGIAPLERVVRVGDRAWRLNRLAEEGEVREAGVTISWRAGQASALDAGQIGQGRDVGSIRVRDSAGSDVPHDVMFAFAFDAFWPNGTWMLAR; from the coding sequence ATGATAAAATTAAGCGCCATCGTTCTAAGCCTTGGCCTTGCGGCCAACAGTCTTCTCGCCGATCCCGCCCGCTGGCAGGGGGAATGGCCTGAGACCGATTTTTCCAAAACAAGCATCACAGATTGGTCCGAGATCATCTCGGGCGGGCCGCCCAAGGATGGCATCCCGGCACTCGATGCACCGGGTTTCAAAGCCGCGCGCGCCGAAACCCGCATCGCCCCGCGCGAGCCAGTCATCACGGTCGCGATAGAGGGTGCCAAACCGCGCGCCTATCCGATCCGCTATCTGACATGGCATGAGATTGTTAACGATAGGGTCAATGGCCAGCCCATCGCCGTGACCTTTTGCCCGCTGTGCAACTCTGCGCTGGTCTTTGACCGCCGCGTCGCGGGGCAGGTGCTGCGCTTTGGCGTATCAGGGAAGCTGCGCCATTCCGACATGGTAATGTATGACCGCGAGACCCAAAGCTGGTGGCAACAGGCCGAAGGCCGCGCCATCGTGGGGGCGCTGACGGGCACCGAGCTAAAACACCTCCCAAGCTGGCTGGAAAGCTGGGCCGATTTCACCGCGCGATACCCCGACGGGCTGGTGATGGAGGAACCTTCCTACAACCGCGACTATGGCCGCAACCCTTACCGGAACTATGATTCTTCGGCCAAACCCTTCCTCTACGACGGCGCGCAGCCGCCGCACGGAATTGCACCGCTAGAGCGCGTGGTGCGTGTGGGAGACCGGGCGTGGCGGCTCAACCGCCTGGCCGAGGAAGGCGAGGTGCGTGAGGCCGGTGTGACGATCTCGTGGCGGGCAGGGCAGGCCTCGGCGTTGGACGCGGGGCAGATCGGCCAGGGGCGTGACGTGGGCAGCATCCGCGTGCGTGACAGCGCCGGCAGCGACGTGCCGCATGATGTGATGTTTGCCTTCGCCTTTGATGCCTTCTGGCCAAATGGCACTTGGATGCTGGCGCGTTAA
- a CDS encoding peptidylprolyl isomerase: MRKLVGTSAVLALLGSAAMATGLEIEVAGEANGTVKIDLLEDVAPAHVAQITELAEEGAYDGVVFHRVIDGFMAQTGDVQFGRADGDTARAGMGGSDKPDLEAEFSDIAYEKGVVGMARSQSPNSANSQFFIMFDEAPFLDGQYTVVGKVTEGQDVVDAIKRGTGPNGAVVGTPDVMQKVTVTE, from the coding sequence ATGCGTAAGCTCGTAGGCACCAGCGCCGTTTTGGCGCTCCTCGGTTCGGCGGCCATGGCCACCGGGCTTGAGATCGAAGTTGCGGGCGAGGCCAATGGCACCGTCAAGATCGACCTGCTGGAAGATGTGGCACCCGCCCATGTCGCGCAGATCACCGAACTGGCCGAAGAAGGCGCCTATGACGGGGTGGTCTTCCACCGCGTGATCGACGGGTTCATGGCGCAGACCGGCGACGTGCAGTTTGGCCGCGCCGATGGCGACACCGCGCGTGCTGGCATGGGCGGCTCCGACAAGCCCGACCTTGAGGCGGAGTTCTCGGACATCGCCTATGAGAAGGGCGTCGTGGGCATGGCCCGCAGCCAGAGCCCGAACAGCGCCAACAGTCAGTTCTTCATCATGTTCGACGAAGCCCCCTTCCTTGACGGTCAGTACACTGTCGTGGGCAAGGTCACCGAAGGTCAGGACGTGGTCGACGCCATCAAACGCGGGACCGGCCCTAACGGTGCCGTTGTCGGCACGCCGGACGTGATGCAAAAGGTCACTGTGACCGAGTAA
- a CDS encoding M23 family metallopeptidase: MRTRIAIKTHALLEHYFPERRVFLKSDSDTRFIRLRPGTQIIGLAGSAFLVSWAIIATAIILMDSIGSGNFREQAKRDQRTYQARLNELSAQRDLRAEEALAAQDRFNAALTQISVMQSELLASETRRRELETGIDVIQSTLRDTMKDRQKARLKLAELEGSLENGEAGSLRADADQAPVDFLAQALARTAAERDKVVVDAQDALLQADEMAQEIALMRDQNDAIFRQLEEAMSVSVAPLDKMFRSAGMPTDRILATVRRGYSGQGGPMTPLSFTTRGEELSPDTLRANRLLNQMDRLNLYRIAAEKAPFANPVKNAFRFTSQFGYRRDPKTGGRRMHKGVDFAAGMGTPLYATADGVVIHAGWSSGYGRLVKIQHEFGIETRYAHMSKLRVKVGQRVSRGQHIGDMGASGRVTGVHLHYEVRVGGKAVNPMIYIKAANDVF; the protein is encoded by the coding sequence GTGCGCACACGGATTGCCATCAAGACGCATGCTCTGCTTGAGCATTATTTTCCCGAACGCCGCGTCTTTTTGAAATCCGACAGCGATACACGTTTCATCCGCCTGCGCCCCGGCACCCAGATTATCGGGCTGGCGGGGTCGGCCTTCCTCGTGTCTTGGGCCATCATCGCCACGGCGATCATTTTGATGGACAGCATCGGCTCGGGCAACTTTCGCGAGCAGGCCAAACGCGATCAGCGCACCTATCAGGCGCGTCTGAACGAGCTTTCCGCGCAGCGTGATCTGCGGGCCGAAGAAGCACTGGCCGCACAAGACCGCTTTAACGCCGCGCTCACACAAATTTCCGTCATGCAATCCGAACTGCTGGCGTCAGAGACCCGCCGCCGTGAGTTGGAGACCGGGATCGACGTGATCCAATCCACTCTGCGCGACACGATGAAAGACCGCCAAAAGGCCCGGCTGAAGCTGGCCGAATTGGAAGGCAGCCTTGAGAACGGTGAAGCGGGCAGCCTGCGCGCCGATGCCGATCAAGCGCCGGTCGATTTCCTTGCCCAAGCTCTGGCACGCACCGCGGCAGAGCGCGACAAAGTTGTGGTCGACGCGCAGGATGCGCTGCTGCAGGCCGATGAAATGGCGCAAGAGATCGCGTTGATGCGCGATCAGAACGACGCGATCTTCCGCCAGCTTGAAGAAGCGATGAGCGTCTCTGTCGCCCCGCTCGATAAGATGTTCCGCAGCGCGGGCATGCCGACCGACCGTATCCTCGCCACCGTGCGCCGCGGCTATTCCGGCCAAGGTGGCCCGATGACGCCGCTGTCCTTCACCACCCGCGGCGAAGAGCTTAGCCCCGATACGCTGCGCGCAAACCGTCTGCTGAACCAGATGGACCGGTTGAACCTTTACCGCATCGCCGCCGAAAAAGCGCCTTTTGCGAACCCGGTCAAAAACGCTTTCCGCTTCACCAGCCAGTTCGGCTATCGCCGCGACCCCAAGACAGGTGGCCGCCGGATGCACAAGGGCGTCGACTTTGCCGCTGGCATGGGCACGCCGCTTTATGCGACCGCCGATGGTGTGGTGATTCACGCCGGCTGGTCCTCGGGCTATGGCCGTTTGGTCAAGATCCAGCACGAGTTCGGGATTGAGACCCGTTATGCCCACATGTCCAAGCTGCGCGTGAAAGTTGGTCAAAGAGTCTCGCGCGGGCAGCATATTGGTGATATGGGAGCATCAGGACGGGTCACCGGTGTCCATCTCCACTATGAAGTCCGCGTAGGTGGCAAGGCTGTTAACCCCATGATCTATATCAAGGCTGCAAACGATGTTTTCTAA
- a CDS encoding FtsB family cell division protein yields the protein MTRNTRPAFGTLLFFAIAFALSLYFTFAAVQGDFGLFRRTEIVAENQKLSDRLAEVRAEVARMENLTRRLSDDYLDLDLLDERARKVLGMVRTDEIVIR from the coding sequence ATGACACGCAACACCCGTCCGGCTTTCGGCACATTGCTGTTTTTCGCAATCGCTTTTGCGCTGAGCCTGTATTTCACCTTTGCCGCCGTGCAAGGGGATTTCGGCCTGTTCCGCCGGACCGAGATCGTGGCCGAGAACCAAAAGCTGAGCGACCGTCTGGCCGAGGTCCGCGCCGAGGTTGCGCGGATGGAGAACCTGACCCGTCGCCTGTCGGACGATTACCTTGATCTTGATCTCTTGGACGAACGCGCGCGCAAGGTGCTGGGCATGGTCCGCACCGATGAGATCGTCATTCGCTGA
- the pdhA gene encoding pyruvate dehydrogenase (acetyl-transferring) E1 component subunit alpha: MAARKSSKKPNVSAEELTSYYRDMLLIRRFEEKAGQLYGMGLIGGFCHLYIGQEAVVVGLEAAAEEGDKRVTSYRDHGHMLACGMDPNGVMAELTGREGGYSKGKGGSMHMFSKEKHFYGGHGIVAAQVPLGAGLAFADQYKGNGRVTFTYFGDGAANQGQVYETFNMAALWKLPVIFVIENNQYAMGTSQQRSTSSAEIWERGKAFGIPGEAVDGMDVLAVKEAGQKAVAHARENGPYILEIKTYRYRGHSMSDPAKYRTREEVQKMRDERDPIESVRTLLLEGNHASEEDLKAIDKEIKKIVNESADFAKESPEPALDELWTDIYATEVPQEA; the protein is encoded by the coding sequence ATGGCCGCGAGGAAATCGAGCAAGAAACCCAATGTCTCTGCGGAGGAGCTGACCAGCTACTACCGCGACATGCTGCTGATCCGGCGGTTTGAAGAGAAAGCCGGACAACTATACGGCATGGGGCTGATCGGGGGGTTCTGCCACCTCTATATTGGGCAAGAAGCTGTTGTTGTCGGCCTTGAGGCCGCCGCCGAAGAAGGCGACAAGCGCGTCACTTCCTACCGCGATCACGGCCATATGCTGGCCTGTGGCATGGACCCGAACGGCGTCATGGCCGAGTTGACGGGCCGCGAGGGTGGCTACTCCAAGGGCAAGGGCGGGAGCATGCATATGTTCTCGAAAGAAAAGCATTTTTACGGCGGCCACGGCATTGTCGCAGCGCAGGTGCCGCTCGGCGCGGGGCTGGCCTTTGCCGATCAGTACAAGGGCAACGGGCGCGTCACTTTCACCTATTTCGGCGATGGTGCGGCGAACCAAGGTCAGGTCTATGAGACCTTTAACATGGCCGCCCTTTGGAAGCTGCCGGTGATCTTTGTGATCGAGAACAACCAATACGCCATGGGCACATCGCAGCAGCGCTCGACCTCCTCTGCCGAGATTTGGGAGCGCGGCAAAGCCTTTGGTATCCCCGGTGAGGCCGTCGATGGGATGGACGTGCTGGCGGTGAAAGAGGCCGGTCAAAAGGCCGTGGCCCACGCCCGTGAGAACGGGCCGTATATTCTGGAGATCAAGACCTACCGTTACCGTGGCCACTCCATGTCCGACCCCGCGAAATACCGCACCCGTGAAGAGGTTCAGAAAATGCGCGACGAGCGTGACCCGATTGAATCGGTCCGTACCCTGTTGCTGGAAGGCAATCACGCCAGCGAAGAGGACCTCAAGGCCATCGACAAAGAGATCAAGAAGATCGTGAACGAGAGCGCCGATTTCGCCAAGGAAAGCCCGGAGCCCGCGCTTGATGAGCTCTGGACCGATATCTACGCAACCGAAGTTCCGCAGGAGGCCTGA
- a CDS encoding peptidylprolyl isomerase, translated as MAEIKDPENTILMELKGGTVTIELMPDLAPKHVERMKELARAGKYDNVAFHRVIEGFMAQTGDVANGNMEDNFNLRAAGTGGSDLPNLPAEFSKVPHARGTIGAARSANPDSANSQFFINFKDNDFLNGQYTVYGQVISGMEHVDALTRGEPPANPDRMISVKVAADA; from the coding sequence ATGGCCGAGATCAAAGACCCCGAAAACACCATCCTGATGGAACTCAAAGGCGGCACCGTCACTATTGAGTTGATGCCTGACCTTGCGCCCAAGCACGTCGAGCGCATGAAAGAACTGGCCCGCGCCGGGAAATACGACAACGTGGCTTTCCACCGCGTGATCGAAGGTTTCATGGCCCAGACGGGCGATGTGGCCAACGGCAACATGGAAGACAACTTCAACCTGCGTGCGGCTGGCACCGGCGGCTCCGACCTGCCGAACCTGCCCGCGGAATTCTCCAAGGTTCCCCACGCGCGTGGGACCATCGGCGCCGCTCGTTCGGCCAACCCCGACAGCGCCAACAGCCAGTTCTTCATCAACTTCAAGGACAATGATTTCCTCAACGGTCAGTACACCGTTTACGGGCAAGTCATCTCGGGCATGGAACATGTCGACGCGCTCACACGGGGCGAGCCGCCTGCGAACCCCGACCGCATGATCTCCGTCAAGGTGGCCGCAGATGCGTAA
- a CDS encoding ferritin-like domain-containing protein — MMPLAEMAEAVLRTADGREKTALSRKFAAEWLSARAEGARPEVGRADPPLHPARPAQPELLSPREVPRRRPGTPEGRAALLHAVAHIELNAVDLHWDVIARFSHVPLPLGFFDDWVKAADDESKHFNLMCDCLEEMGSHYGAMPAHAGMWRAAEDTVDDLMGRLAVVPMVLEARGLDVTPGMIKIFRNAKADSAVAALETIYAEEVAHVAYGSKWFHFLCGRHDEDPKDRFHALVRKYFHGDLKPPFNEEKRAEAGIPPDFYWPLTADGGPS; from the coding sequence ATGATGCCGCTGGCGGAAATGGCCGAGGCGGTGCTGCGCACAGCGGATGGGCGCGAAAAGACCGCACTGTCGCGGAAATTCGCAGCGGAATGGCTCTCAGCCCGGGCCGAGGGAGCGCGCCCCGAGGTGGGCCGTGCCGATCCGCCGCTGCACCCTGCCCGCCCCGCCCAGCCCGAATTGCTCAGCCCGCGCGAAGTGCCTCGCCGCCGTCCCGGCACGCCTGAGGGGCGCGCGGCGCTGTTGCATGCCGTGGCGCATATCGAATTGAACGCCGTGGACCTACATTGGGACGTGATCGCGCGGTTTTCGCATGTGCCGCTGCCCTTGGGGTTCTTTGACGACTGGGTCAAAGCCGCGGATGACGAATCCAAACATTTCAACCTAATGTGCGACTGTCTTGAGGAAATGGGCAGTCATTACGGCGCCATGCCCGCCCATGCTGGCATGTGGCGCGCAGCCGAAGACACGGTGGACGATCTGATGGGCCGCCTTGCCGTGGTGCCCATGGTGCTGGAGGCGCGCGGACTGGACGTGACGCCGGGCATGATCAAGATTTTCCGCAATGCGAAGGCCGACAGTGCCGTGGCAGCCCTTGAGACTATTTACGCCGAAGAAGTCGCCCATGTCGCCTATGGCAGCAAATGGTTTCACTTCCTTTGTGGCCGCCATGACGAAGACCCGAAAGACCGGTTTCACGCCCTCGTGCGCAAGTATTTTCACGGCGATCTGAAGCCGCCTTTCAACGAAGAAAAACGCGCCGAGGCGGGAATCCCGCCCGATTTCTACTGGCCTCTCACGGCGGACGGGGGCCCAAGCTGA
- a CDS encoding peroxiredoxin — protein MSQIGPQPGQPAPDFTLPVTGGGEITLSAQQGGPVVLFFYPRDDTPGCTKESIGFSERLSEFAEAGVQVFGISRDSMDKHDKFAAKHALTVPLLSDTDGAVTEAYEVWVEKNMYGKKSMGIERATYLIDATGQIAQVWRKVKVPGHVDAVLDAVRGA, from the coding sequence ATGTCGCAGATCGGACCCCAGCCCGGCCAACCGGCCCCGGATTTCACCCTTCCCGTGACTGGCGGTGGCGAGATTACGCTGTCTGCGCAGCAAGGCGGCCCCGTGGTGCTGTTCTTTTACCCGCGCGATGACACGCCCGGCTGCACCAAGGAATCGATCGGCTTTTCCGAGCGGCTGTCGGAGTTTGCCGAGGCCGGTGTGCAAGTCTTTGGCATTTCGCGCGACAGCATGGACAAACACGATAAGTTCGCCGCCAAACACGCGCTGACCGTGCCGCTGTTGTCAGACACCGATGGCGCGGTGACGGAAGCCTATGAGGTCTGGGTCGAGAAGAACATGTACGGCAAGAAATCCATGGGCATCGAACGCGCGACCTATCTGATCGACGCGACAGGCCAGATCGCGCAGGTCTGGCGCAAGGTGAAAGTGCCCGGCCATGTCGATGCGGTGCTGGACGCGGTGCGCGGCGCATGA
- a CDS encoding bactofilin family protein has translation MFSKSKINDPAPQDADASKPAPSSASTAPAPSKQSEFKASAPKAKPPASVLSSDLHVTGNMKTTGDVQVEGTVEGDIRAHLLTIGETATIKGEVVADDVVINGRIVGRVRGLKVRLTSTARVEGDIIHKTIAIESGAHFEGSVQRQDDPLNPGAKSAPAQKPNPAS, from the coding sequence ATGTTTTCTAAAAGCAAAATCAACGATCCCGCGCCCCAGGATGCAGATGCGTCCAAACCGGCACCTTCCAGCGCTTCGACGGCCCCTGCGCCCTCCAAGCAGAGCGAGTTCAAGGCCAGCGCCCCCAAGGCGAAACCGCCCGCATCCGTTCTGTCTTCGGACCTGCATGTGACCGGCAACATGAAGACGACGGGCGATGTTCAGGTTGAAGGCACTGTTGAGGGCGACATCCGCGCGCATCTGTTGACCATCGGTGAAACGGCGACGATCAAAGGCGAAGTGGTTGCCGATGACGTGGTGATCAATGGCCGTATCGTGGGCCGCGTGCGTGGCCTCAAGGTACGTCTGACATCGACCGCACGGGTTGAGGGTGACATCATCCACAAGACCATCGCGATCGAATCCGGCGCGCATTTCGAAGGTTCGGTGCAGCGTCAGGACGATCCGCTGAACCCCGGCGCAAAATCCGCTCCGGCGCAGAAGCCGAACCCGGCGTCCTAA
- a CDS encoding phosphoglycerate kinase, whose translation MGWKSLDDMELDGKRVLLRVDINVPVENGRVTDATRIERIVPTVTDILSRGGKVTLLAHFGRPKGKAVDEMSLKQVLPALEKALGRDVAFVSSLDAAAEAQGDLQLLENIRFYPGEEANDEGFARQLAALGDIYCNDAFSAAHRAHASTEALARLLPACAGRLMQAELSALEAALAKPERPVGAVVGGAKVSTKIALLENLVNRLDVLVIGGGMANTFLAALGADLGKSLEEPDYYDTAKDIMAQAEKAGCRVILPVDGLVAREFAKGAAHEVAQLGPDASLAKDQMVLDAGPDTVALVETAFAGLRTLIWNGPMGAFEIPPFDTATVAAARAAAVKTREGTLTSVAGGGDTVAALNQAGVADDFTYISTAGGAFLEWMEGKTLPGVAALGG comes from the coding sequence ATGGGCTGGAAGTCACTGGACGATATGGAACTGGACGGCAAGCGGGTGCTTTTGCGCGTCGACATCAACGTACCGGTCGAAAATGGCCGCGTTACCGATGCCACACGGATCGAGCGGATCGTGCCCACGGTGACCGACATCCTGTCGCGCGGCGGCAAGGTGACGCTGCTGGCGCATTTCGGACGGCCCAAGGGCAAGGCCGTGGACGAGATGAGCCTGAAACAAGTCCTACCCGCGCTGGAAAAGGCATTGGGCCGCGATGTGGCTTTCGTCTCCTCGCTGGATGCCGCTGCCGAAGCGCAGGGTGATCTGCAACTTTTGGAAAACATCCGCTTTTATCCCGGCGAAGAAGCCAATGACGAAGGTTTCGCCCGCCAACTGGCCGCGCTTGGCGATATCTATTGTAACGATGCCTTCTCTGCCGCCCACCGCGCCCATGCCTCGACCGAGGCGCTGGCGCGGCTGTTGCCTGCCTGCGCGGGCCGTTTGATGCAGGCGGAACTCTCGGCGCTTGAGGCAGCCCTCGCTAAGCCTGAGCGTCCTGTTGGCGCTGTCGTTGGGGGGGCCAAGGTCTCGACCAAAATCGCGCTTTTAGAAAACCTCGTGAACCGGCTGGATGTTCTGGTGATCGGCGGCGGCATGGCGAACACTTTCCTCGCCGCGCTCGGTGCTGATCTGGGCAAGTCGTTGGAAGAGCCGGATTATTACGACACGGCCAAAGACATCATGGCGCAGGCCGAAAAGGCGGGCTGCCGGGTGATCTTGCCGGTTGACGGTCTGGTCGCGCGTGAGTTCGCCAAAGGGGCCGCGCATGAGGTGGCCCAGCTCGGCCCCGATGCCAGCCTCGCCAAAGACCAGATGGTGCTGGATGCGGGCCCCGATACGGTCGCCTTGGTCGAAACGGCTTTTGCCGGGCTGCGGACCTTGATCTGGAATGGGCCGATGGGGGCCTTTGAAATTCCGCCTTTCGATACCGCCACCGTCGCCGCGGCCCGCGCAGCAGCGGTCAAGACGCGCGAAGGCACGCTGACCTCGGTCGCCGGGGGCGGTGACACGGTTGCCGCGCTAAACCAAGCGGGCGTGGCGGATGATTTCACCTATATCTCAACCGCCGGGGGCGCTTTCCTTGAGTGGATGGAAGGCAAAACCCTGCCCGGCGTTGCTGCTCTGGGCGGCTAA